GTCTCGACGATCTTCGCGGCGCGGGCGTTGAGGTTGAGGGGGAGCATCGGGAGGGTCTCACGCGGGCGGGACGACTTTCAGGACAGGCCGAGGCGTCGGCGTCAGGATCTCACCCTGGCCGCCGATCGCCAGGTCGCCATTGTAGCGATCGAACGACGCCGACGACATGGACGAGGGGAGATCGAAGCCGTGCTCCGCAAGGTAAGTCTGGTAGGCGACCAGATAGGGAAAGGCGAAGCCGCCCGCCGAGACGAACGTCGGCGGGACCAGCGACGCTGCACTGGTCTCGACCCCCAGAAGCACCAGCGTCCCCCGCTTCATGCCGAAGCCCGGCGATTCTCCGACCTGACCACAGGCGAAGATGGTTCCGGCGATCATGCTCCTCCCCAGGCCGCCGCCGACTCGACCGCGGACGGCGATCACCCCCCGCCGCATCATCAAGCCGACGTCGCGCCCCGCATCGCCTTCGACGAGGATCAACCCCTCCCGCATCCCCCTTCGGCTTCCGGGATAGGCCGCACCCAGACCGTCTCCGACACGACCCCGAATTCGGAGAACTCCGCCGCTCATCTCGGCCCCAGCCCAGTCGCGGCAGGCTCCATCAAGCTCGGCCAGACCGCCGGACATCTCGGCCGCGAATCGGTAGCCCACATCGCCCCGAACCGATAAGGTTCCGCCTGACATTCCTCGGCCGATCGCCGAGACGTTGCTCAGATCGCCTTCCACGACCAGCCGATCGTCGCCGGGGTCGCCCTCGAGTTCGAACAGGTCGCCCAGTTCGACCGTTGTATTGCCGACGCGCAAAGCGATGCGGGCGGCGTCGGTCGACGTCCGCCCGCGGAAGGTTTCGGGCTTGAGCGGCGAGCCGTCGACCGGGAGGCCGGTCGACGCCCGCCATCGCAACTTCAGCGGCATGATTCAAGACTCGTGGCCGTGGCGTTTCGCCGAGGGATGGACGACCTCGTCTCCGTTCACTTCCTGCATGGATCGCGATCGAGCCTCGTGGGTGACGAGATCGGCGCTGATCATCGCGTCACGCATCTGGGTAGAGAGCTCGTTCAGGTTTCCAGGAGTGTGAGGGATGAGGATCGTGTTGCTCCGCGAGGTCGCCCCGATCTCCTTGAGCGTGTCGAAGTACTGGGTCATGAGCACGAGGTTCATGACGTCCTGAGCGCTGGTGCCGGGGACGCTCTTCTGGAACTCGTCGACCGACTCCCGCAGGCCCTCGACGATCGCCCGACGCTGATCGGCGATGCCACGTCCCTGGAGGGCCTTGCTCTGGGCCTCGGCCTCGGCGGCCTTGACCTTGAGGATCCGGTCGGCTTCGCCTTTCTCGGTCGCGGCGATCCGCAGCCGCTGGGCCGCGTTGATCTCGTTCATCGCATCCTTGACCTTGCGGTCGGGCTCGATGTCGGTCACCAGGGCCTTCACGATCCCGTAGCCGAAGTCATACATGACGTGAGCCAGTTCGTTTTTCACGGCGTCGGCGATCTCGTCCTTCTTCTCGAACACGTCGTCGAGTTTGAGTCGCGGGACCCTGGCCCGGACGACGTCGAAGACGAACGCCGACATCTGGGTGTGCGGGTCCGACAGCTTGTAGTAAGCGTCGTAGACCTTGTCCGGCAGCACGGAATACTGGACCGAGACGACGACATGCACGAAGACGTTGTCCTCGGTCTTGGTTTCGACGCGGACGTCGAGCTGCTGCACTCGCAGGTTGATCCTTCCCGCGACCGTCTCGACGATCGGCAGCTTGAAGTTCAGCCCGGGCAGACCGACCCGCGTGAATCGGCCGAACCGTTGTACGATGGCGGCCGACTGTTGCTGGACGGTGAAGCACGGG
The nucleotide sequence above comes from Paludisphaera rhizosphaerae. Encoded proteins:
- a CDS encoding formylmethanofuran dehydrogenase subunit C — protein: MPLKLRWRASTGLPVDGSPLKPETFRGRTSTDAARIALRVGNTTVELGDLFELEGDPGDDRLVVEGDLSNVSAIGRGMSGGTLSVRGDVGYRFAAEMSGGLAELDGACRDWAGAEMSGGVLRIRGRVGDGLGAAYPGSRRGMREGLILVEGDAGRDVGLMMRRGVIAVRGRVGGGLGRSMIAGTIFACGQVGESPGFGMKRGTLVLLGVETSAASLVPPTFVSAGGFAFPYLVAYQTYLAEHGFDLPSSMSSASFDRYNGDLAIGGQGEILTPTPRPVLKVVPPA
- a CDS encoding SPFH domain-containing protein; its protein translation is MEYVLAVAILLFFGFILFLIFGPCFTVQQQSAAIVQRFGRFTRVGLPGLNFKLPIVETVAGRINLRVQQLDVRVETKTEDNVFVHVVVSVQYSVLPDKVYDAYYKLSDPHTQMSAFVFDVVRARVPRLKLDDVFEKKDEIADAVKNELAHVMYDFGYGIVKALVTDIEPDRKVKDAMNEINAAQRLRIAATEKGEADRILKVKAAEAEAQSKALQGRGIADQRRAIVEGLRESVDEFQKSVPGTSAQDVMNLVLMTQYFDTLKEIGATSRSNTILIPHTPGNLNELSTQMRDAMISADLVTHEARSRSMQEVNGDEVVHPSAKRHGHES